The Toxorhynchites rutilus septentrionalis strain SRP chromosome 3, ASM2978413v1, whole genome shotgun sequence genome includes a region encoding these proteins:
- the LOC129776642 gene encoding CLIP domain-containing serine protease B4-like isoform X3 yields MFKLCVYDRSSNPKTFCFSNFADWSTCTTPTNKTGSCVPIAECNSFRPVLQKLMLNSKDLSFIESSRCGIHGKKALVCCVEPSGSPPQIVPMINSTESDSRPSFPNKLKLLPSAPACGVHYSNRIVGGERTEITQFPWMALVQHYDQRYDEYAFHCGGSLINELYVVTAAHCIAGIPETWKINAVRLGEWDTQNDPDCEEDGRICYERVQDIDVEKAIVHEHFIDRKTEVHNDIALLHLSRKARYSETVMPICLPLGARFASKSYVLSKMFVSGWGRTETERRSRYKLFVELNGVTLEECRQQYRMANINDRQICAGGEAGKDSCKGDSGGPLMDVIMSNGQKAYYLAGVVSFGKQCAQKDIPGVYTKVNRFSDWILENIEP; encoded by the exons ATGTTCAAACTCTGTGTATATGATCGTTCCAG CAACCCGAAaacgttttgtttttctaaTTTTGCAGATTGGAGTACATGCACTACTCCAACCAACAAAACCGGCTCGTGCGTTCCCATAGCGGAATGTAATTCATTTCGGCCGGTTCTTCAAAAACTCATGTTGAACAGCAAGGATCTAAGTTTCATCGAATCTAGCCGGTGTGGTATCCATGGAAAGAAGGCACTAGTCTGTTGTGTCGAACCTTCTGGGTCACCGCCACAAATCGTGCCAATGATTAATTCAACCGAATCCGACAGTAGACCATCATTTCCCAACAAGCTAAAATTGTTGCCTTCTGCACCTGCCTGTGGCGTCCATTACAGCAACCGAATTGTGGGTGGCGAGCGTACCGAAATCACTCAGTTTCCCTGGATGGCTTTGGTGCAACACTACGATCAGCGAT ATGATGAATATGCGTTTCACTGTGGAGGTTCATTGATCAATGAGTTGTACGTTGTCACGGCTGCACACTGTATTGCTGGTATCCCGGAGACATGGAAGAT TAACGCCGTCCGGCTTGGTGAATGGGACACCCAGAACGATCCGGACTGCGAAGAAGACGGGAGGATCTGTTACGAACGGGTACAGGACATCGATGTAGAGAAAGCTATTGTTCATGAACATTTTATCGATAGAAAAACGGAAGTTCACAACGACATCGCTCTGCTGCACTTGTCTAGGAAAGCACGCTACTCGGAAACTGTAATGCCTATCTGTCTTCCGCTTGGAGCCCGCTTCGCTTCCAAATCGTACGTATTATCGAAAATGTTCGTTTCTGGTTGGGGACGAACGGAGACCGAACGCAGAAGTCGGTACAAGCTTTTTGTGGAGCTGAATGGAGTAACGCTTGAAGAGTGCCGTCAACAGTACAGAATGGCGAACATCAACGATAGACAGATTTGTGCTGGGGGAGAAGCTGGCAAAGACTCATGTAAAGGGGACTCAGGGGGACCATTGATGGACGTGATTATGTCGAATGGACAGAAAGCCTACTATCTGGCTGGAGTAGTGAGCTTTGGGAAGCAGTGTGCTCAGAAAGATATACCCGGAGTGTATACGAAAGTAAATCGTTTCAGCGACTGGATTCTAGAGAATATTGAACCTTGA
- the LOC129776642 gene encoding CLIP domain-containing serine protease B4-like isoform X1: MIVPAMTVIMTRNMILVKTLAFILSFVSMTSAHTLYWSTCTTPTNKTGSCVPIAECNSFRPVLQKLMLNSKDLSFIESSRCGIHGKKALVCCVEPSGSPPQIVPMINSTESDSRPSFPNKLKLLPSAPACGVHYSNRIVGGERTEITQFPWMALVQHYDQRYDEYAFHCGGSLINELYVVTAAHCIAGIPETWKINAVRLGEWDTQNDPDCEEDGRICYERVQDIDVEKAIVHEHFIDRKTEVHNDIALLHLSRKARYSETVMPICLPLGARFASKSYVLSKMFVSGWGRTETERRSRYKLFVELNGVTLEECRQQYRMANINDRQICAGGEAGKDSCKGDSGGPLMDVIMSNGQKAYYLAGVVSFGKQCAQKDIPGVYTKVNRFSDWILENIEP; the protein is encoded by the exons ATGATCGTTCCAG CGATGACCGTGATAATGACCAGAAACATGATACTCGTCAAAACTCTAGCTTTCATACTCAGTTTTGTGAGCATGACAAGTGCACACACTCTGT ATTGGAGTACATGCACTACTCCAACCAACAAAACCGGCTCGTGCGTTCCCATAGCGGAATGTAATTCATTTCGGCCGGTTCTTCAAAAACTCATGTTGAACAGCAAGGATCTAAGTTTCATCGAATCTAGCCGGTGTGGTATCCATGGAAAGAAGGCACTAGTCTGTTGTGTCGAACCTTCTGGGTCACCGCCACAAATCGTGCCAATGATTAATTCAACCGAATCCGACAGTAGACCATCATTTCCCAACAAGCTAAAATTGTTGCCTTCTGCACCTGCCTGTGGCGTCCATTACAGCAACCGAATTGTGGGTGGCGAGCGTACCGAAATCACTCAGTTTCCCTGGATGGCTTTGGTGCAACACTACGATCAGCGAT ATGATGAATATGCGTTTCACTGTGGAGGTTCATTGATCAATGAGTTGTACGTTGTCACGGCTGCACACTGTATTGCTGGTATCCCGGAGACATGGAAGAT TAACGCCGTCCGGCTTGGTGAATGGGACACCCAGAACGATCCGGACTGCGAAGAAGACGGGAGGATCTGTTACGAACGGGTACAGGACATCGATGTAGAGAAAGCTATTGTTCATGAACATTTTATCGATAGAAAAACGGAAGTTCACAACGACATCGCTCTGCTGCACTTGTCTAGGAAAGCACGCTACTCGGAAACTGTAATGCCTATCTGTCTTCCGCTTGGAGCCCGCTTCGCTTCCAAATCGTACGTATTATCGAAAATGTTCGTTTCTGGTTGGGGACGAACGGAGACCGAACGCAGAAGTCGGTACAAGCTTTTTGTGGAGCTGAATGGAGTAACGCTTGAAGAGTGCCGTCAACAGTACAGAATGGCGAACATCAACGATAGACAGATTTGTGCTGGGGGAGAAGCTGGCAAAGACTCATGTAAAGGGGACTCAGGGGGACCATTGATGGACGTGATTATGTCGAATGGACAGAAAGCCTACTATCTGGCTGGAGTAGTGAGCTTTGGGAAGCAGTGTGCTCAGAAAGATATACCCGGAGTGTATACGAAAGTAAATCGTTTCAGCGACTGGATTCTAGAGAATATTGAACCTTGA
- the LOC129776642 gene encoding CLIP domain-containing serine protease B4-like isoform X2, with protein sequence MTVIMTRNMILVKTLAFILSFVSMTSAHTLYWSTCTTPTNKTGSCVPIAECNSFRPVLQKLMLNSKDLSFIESSRCGIHGKKALVCCVEPSGSPPQIVPMINSTESDSRPSFPNKLKLLPSAPACGVHYSNRIVGGERTEITQFPWMALVQHYDQRYDEYAFHCGGSLINELYVVTAAHCIAGIPETWKINAVRLGEWDTQNDPDCEEDGRICYERVQDIDVEKAIVHEHFIDRKTEVHNDIALLHLSRKARYSETVMPICLPLGARFASKSYVLSKMFVSGWGRTETERRSRYKLFVELNGVTLEECRQQYRMANINDRQICAGGEAGKDSCKGDSGGPLMDVIMSNGQKAYYLAGVVSFGKQCAQKDIPGVYTKVNRFSDWILENIEP encoded by the exons ATGACCGTGATAATGACCAGAAACATGATACTCGTCAAAACTCTAGCTTTCATACTCAGTTTTGTGAGCATGACAAGTGCACACACTCTGT ATTGGAGTACATGCACTACTCCAACCAACAAAACCGGCTCGTGCGTTCCCATAGCGGAATGTAATTCATTTCGGCCGGTTCTTCAAAAACTCATGTTGAACAGCAAGGATCTAAGTTTCATCGAATCTAGCCGGTGTGGTATCCATGGAAAGAAGGCACTAGTCTGTTGTGTCGAACCTTCTGGGTCACCGCCACAAATCGTGCCAATGATTAATTCAACCGAATCCGACAGTAGACCATCATTTCCCAACAAGCTAAAATTGTTGCCTTCTGCACCTGCCTGTGGCGTCCATTACAGCAACCGAATTGTGGGTGGCGAGCGTACCGAAATCACTCAGTTTCCCTGGATGGCTTTGGTGCAACACTACGATCAGCGAT ATGATGAATATGCGTTTCACTGTGGAGGTTCATTGATCAATGAGTTGTACGTTGTCACGGCTGCACACTGTATTGCTGGTATCCCGGAGACATGGAAGAT TAACGCCGTCCGGCTTGGTGAATGGGACACCCAGAACGATCCGGACTGCGAAGAAGACGGGAGGATCTGTTACGAACGGGTACAGGACATCGATGTAGAGAAAGCTATTGTTCATGAACATTTTATCGATAGAAAAACGGAAGTTCACAACGACATCGCTCTGCTGCACTTGTCTAGGAAAGCACGCTACTCGGAAACTGTAATGCCTATCTGTCTTCCGCTTGGAGCCCGCTTCGCTTCCAAATCGTACGTATTATCGAAAATGTTCGTTTCTGGTTGGGGACGAACGGAGACCGAACGCAGAAGTCGGTACAAGCTTTTTGTGGAGCTGAATGGAGTAACGCTTGAAGAGTGCCGTCAACAGTACAGAATGGCGAACATCAACGATAGACAGATTTGTGCTGGGGGAGAAGCTGGCAAAGACTCATGTAAAGGGGACTCAGGGGGACCATTGATGGACGTGATTATGTCGAATGGACAGAAAGCCTACTATCTGGCTGGAGTAGTGAGCTTTGGGAAGCAGTGTGCTCAGAAAGATATACCCGGAGTGTATACGAAAGTAAATCGTTTCAGCGACTGGATTCTAGAGAATATTGAACCTTGA